The Anaerolineales bacterium genome contains a region encoding:
- a CDS encoding cold-shock protein has product MSERIQGTVKWFNGGKGYGFISREGGDDVFVHFSAIQGDGYRELQEGQRVEFAIAQGPKGLQAESVTIL; this is encoded by the coding sequence ATGTCTGAGCGTATTCAGGGAACGGTCAAGTGGTTCAACGGCGGGAAGGGCTACGGCTTCATCTCGCGCGAGGGCGGGGATGATGTGTTCGTTCACTTCTCCGCTATCCAGGGCGATGGCTACCGCGAGCTGCAGGAAGGGCAGCGGGTCGAGTTCGCGATTGCCCAGGGGCCGAAGGGCCTGCAGGCCGAATCGGTCACCATCCTGTAA